A portion of the Podospora pseudoanserina strain CBS 124.78 chromosome 2, whole genome shotgun sequence genome contains these proteins:
- a CDS encoding hypothetical protein (EggNog:ENOG503NZWB; SMCOG1001:short-chain dehydrogenase/reductase SDR; antiSMASH:Cluster_4; COG:Q), which translates to MDPISTNVNLSTLRGKSALITGGASGLGLATALAWASAGAHVTVADIQPPPDSLPNNIKYVQCDVTNWDSQVQAFKTAIISSPTQALDIVATFAGTAFMPGNQVDHVLAAGQPSLAADPAKPNIRNIEVNLIGVYYSSWLALYYLRLLPPAGGSEGAKPDKSLILVASIGAYMDSPKASTYPASKFGVRGLFRSTRARTLDIGVRCNLLAPWFVDTPLVAPIKNAMAARGVDMARVLDFVSVEACVEAASYCAVDGGVHGRALAIQPEGTFDLKDDYEDGWAGDQLRPIMKRRRQAGFDA; encoded by the exons ATGgaccccatctccaccaatgtcaacctctccaccctccgcGGTAAATCAgccctcatcaccggcggcgcctccggcctcggccttgccaccgccctcgcctgGGCATCCGCCGGAGCCCACGTCACAGTCGCCGacatccaacccccccctgACTCCCTACCTAACAACATCAAGTACGTCCAGTGCGACGTCACAAACTGGGACTCGCAAGTGCAAGCCTTCAAAACAGcaatcatctcctccccaacccaagcgCTCGACATCGTCGCCACCTTCGCCGGCACAGCCTTCATGCCAGGCAACCAAGTCGACCAcgtcctcgccgccggccaGCCCAGCCTCGCCGCCGACCCTGCAAAGCCAAACATTAGGAACATAGAGGTGAATCTGATTGGGGTCTATTACAGCTCCTGGCTGGCGCTGTATTACCTCCGATTGTTGCCTCCTGCTGGTGGTTCGGAAGGTGCAAAGCCGGACAAGTCACTTATCCTGGTCGCCTCAATCGGTGCGTACATGGACAGTCCCAAGGCATCGACCTACCCCGCCAGCAAATTCGGCGTCCGGGGTTTGTTCAGGAGCACGCGCGCCCGGACGCTGGATATCGGCGTCAGGTGCAATTTGCTGGCGCCGTGGTTTGTGGACACGCCGCTTGTTGCGCCGATTAAGAATGCGATGGCGGCTAGGGGGGTTGATATGGCGAGGGTGCTGGATTTTGTGAGCGTGGAGGCTTGTGTGGAGGCTGCGAGTTATTGtgcggttgatggcggtgtgCATG GACGGGCACTGGCTATTCAGCCTGAGGGGACGTTTGATCTCAAGGATGACTATGAGGATGGGTGGGCGGGGGATCAACTGAGGCCGATtatgaagaggaggaggcaggctGGGTTTGATGCGTGA
- a CDS encoding hypothetical protein (antiSMASH:Cluster_4; EggNog:ENOG503P14Z; SMCOG1034:cytochrome P450; COG:Q) — translation MTIGFHRLYFHPLRNHPGPRLWAVSRLPWLYSTVKGTIIQDLKAFHEQYGPVVRVAPNELSYTTPAAAKPIYQSNPEFPKDPMHLPPFHNGTPGILAADHQSHRRYRRLLSGAFSDRGMRAQQNMIQHHVDLLVSQLKQAASQDNNSNNNNNNNSVDMCQWYNWTTFDIIGDLAFGESFGCLSNAATHEWIASIQGNVKAIPVINAIRRLRLDWIIPLIAPRKLLAMRARNAKFTEDRVDARRGLGTTTPRGDLWDGVMEGMSRDEMISNASAIVLAGSETSATLLSGCTWLLLRNPEVLGRLTEHVRGSFGDESEIDLISVGKLDYMLAVLDEALRLYPPVPMQSNRVVTGKGGVSIAGGWVPEGTSVALQLYAACRSSSNFHRPNEFLPERWLGGKDGGAFADDRREVSQPFSIGPRNCIGRQLAYAEMRLILAKILWHFDLELDCAKMQGRDWMGGQGVWILWDKPPLWVTVRPRPRS, via the exons ATGACGATAGGATTCCATCGCCTATACTTCCACCCACTCCGGAACCACCCAGGACCACGATTGTGGGCCGTCTCACGTCTCCCCTGGCTCTACAGCACAGTCAAAGGCACCATTATCCAAGACCTCAAAGCCTTCCATGAACAATACGGCCCCGTAGTTCGAGTAGCACCCAACGAGCTAtcatacaccacccccgccgcagCAAAGCCAATCTACCAGTCCAACCCGGAATTCCCAAAGGACCCCAtgcacctccccccctttcacAACGGAACACCAGGCATCCTCGCCGCAgaccaccaaagccaccggcgctaccgccgcctcctctcgGGAGCCTTCTCCGACCGGGGAATGCGCGCCCAGCAAAACATGATCCAGCATCATGTCGACCTGCTAGTCTCACAACTCAAACAGGCGGCGTCacaagacaacaacagcaacaacaataacaacaacaactcggTAGACATGTGCCAATGGTACAACTGGACAACCTTTGACATCATCGGCGACCTCGCCTTTGGCGAATCCTTTGGCTGCCTCTCCAACGCGGCCACGCACGAGTGGATCGCGTCCATCCAGGGAAACGTCAAGGCCATCCCCGTCATCAACGCCATCCGCCGGCTGAGGCTGGACTGGATCATCCCTTTGATCGCCCCCAGGAAACTCCTCGCCATGCGGGCTCGCAACGCAAAGTTCACCGAGGACAGGGTGGACGCCCGGAGAGGGCTCGGGACAACGACGCCACGGGGTGACTTGTGGGATGGTGTGATGGAGGGCATGTCTCGGGACGAGATGATCAGCAACGCCAGCGCCATTGTCCTTGCGGGGAGCGAGACCTCGGCCACGCTGCTGAGCGGGTGCacgtggctgctgctgcggaaCCCCGAGGTGCTGGGGAGACTGACGGAGCATGTACGGGGGTCGTTTGGGGATGAGTCGGAGATTGACCTGATTAGTGTGGGGAAGCTAGATTACATGCTCGCTGTGCTGGATGAGGCTTTGAGGTTGTACCCGCCTGTTCCTATGCAGAGTAACCGCGTGGTGACTGGCAAAGGGGGGGTCTCGATTGCGGGTGGATGGGTTCCTGAAGGG ACCTCAGTGGCACTCCAGCTCTACGCGGCATGTAGATCCAGCAGTAACTTCCACCGGCCGAATGAATTTCTCCCTGAGCGCTGGCTCGGGGGAAAGGACGGGGGTGCCTTTGCCGATGACCGGCGTGAGGTATCCCAGCCGTTCAGCATCGGTCCCCGCAACTGTATCGGCCGCCAGCTCGCCTACGCCGAGATGCGGCTCATCCTGGCCAAGATCTTGTGGCACTTTGACCTGGAGCTTGATTGCGCCAAGATGCAGGGCCGCGATTGGATGGGGGGCCAGGGGGTTTGGATCCTGTGGGATAAGCCACCGCTCTGGGTGACGGTGCGTCCCAGGCCGCGTTCCTGA
- a CDS encoding hypothetical protein (EggNog:ENOG503P67N; COG:S; antiSMASH:Cluster_4), with product MPVYHVALFKLKPEADPNKVKQWQALAEGMVGQVPGLIGLQAGAPIALTAPMAKGFDMGVVVHLDYVESLATFFTHPSHEEVNELYKDVCEIGSTIGYDIEF from the exons ATGCCTGTTTACCACGTTGCTCTTTTCAAACTCAAACCAGAGGCTGACCCCAACAAGGTGAAGCAGTGGCAAGCACTGGCTGAGGGAATGGTCGGACAAGTACCTG GCCTTATAGGTCTTCAGGCAGGCGCGCCCATTGCCTTGACGGCACCCATGGCAAAGGGATTTGACATGGGCGTGGTGGTGCACCTGGATTACGTCGAGAGTCTGGCGACCTTTTTTACCCATCCCAGTCATGAGGA GGTCAATGAACTGTACAAAGATGTTTGTGAGATAGGTAGCACTATTGGATATGACATTGAATTTTAG
- a CDS encoding hypothetical protein (antiSMASH:Cluster_4; SMCOG1042:O-methyltransferase; EggNog:ENOG503P0FQ; COG:J): protein MQRQPSDFLRGLALHTQLVACLQWLCEFQVLACIPLDDAVPFKDVADICGVPEGQLFRVSRLMITSGFLQEPQQGHVAHSPLSAQFVTEPALLDAVMFLSGTAAPASLKMANATRQYGASDRSDQSAYTVAFDTGVPIASVFELQPRLQRQFGTYLESVTNGDQAGTRDVLMRVDWGSLGNATVVDRNYDNSDHQSQVGAHSSATAAGLVALFPTLQFIVQMYEAPSTTTPSSSDLPRLPHLPAALPPVPGIGFSDHNTKVTLQKRSLGTSQPVRNAAIYILHLPSPTPSLKWSTIAIHATAELTAHVDVLRANPGSRLILTALVLPPPGTVDVEVEATARLRDISLLQLSNGRHAEKVEVVDLLNGIRDSSGGFVVTDEIRCPSSPFVALEIRYQSYDDLRR from the exons ATGCAGCGACAACCTAGCGATTTCCTTCGGGGCCTAGCCCTTCAC ACTCAACTGGTTGCCTGTCTCCAATGGCTGTGCGAATTCCAGGTGTTGGCATGTATCCCGCTCGACGACGCTGTTCCTTTCAAGGATGTGGCCGATATCTGTGGCGTGCCAGAGGGTCAGCTATTCCGAGTCAGCCGCCTGATGATCACTTCGGGATTCCTTCAGGAGCCCCAGCAGGGTCATGTCGCCCACAGCCCTTTATCGGCGCAGTTTGTGACCGAGCCGGCACTTCTCGACGCGGTCATGTTTCTTTCGGGCACCGCTGCCCCGGCCTCGTTGAAGATGGCAAATGCCACCAGGCAGTACGGAGCTTCAGACCGCTCCGATCAGTCTGCCTACACAGTTGCCTTTGATACCGGCGTTCCTATAGCCAGTGTCTTTGAGCTACAACCCAGACTCCAGCGCCAGTTTGGCACTTATCTGGAATCCGTTACAAACGGCGACCAAGCCGGCACCCGCGATGTGCTGATGCGGGTGGACTGGGGCAGCTTGGGAAATGCCACGGTGGTGGAC CGAAACTACGATAACTCTGACCACCAATCGCAGGTTGGCGCTCACTCGTCCGCTACAGCGGCTGGCCTGGTGGCTTTGTTTCCGACACTCCAGTTCATCGTACAAATGTATGAAGctccttcaaccaccacaccctcctcttctgatttaccccgtctcccccacctccctgcCGCCCTCCCACCGGTCCCTGGAATCGGGTTCTCGGATCACAATACCAAGGTCACCCTTCAGAAACGGTCTCTAGGGACCTCGCAACCGGTACGGAATGCCGCCATCTACATTCTACACCTCccgtctccaaccccatccctcaAGTGGAGTACTATCGCCATCCACGCCACTGCAGAGCTTACCGCACACGTCGATGTGCTGCGGGCCAATCCAGGGTCCCGACTCATTCTGACGGCCCTGGTTCTCCCGCCTCCAGGTACGGTGGACGTTGAAGTTGAGGCGACGGCACGGTTGCGGGATATTTCCCTGCTGCAGCTCTCCAACGGCCGCCACGCGGAaaaggttgaggtggtggacctCCTAAACGGTATCCGTGATAGCTCAGGAGGGTTTGTGGTCACGGATGAGATCCGATGCCCAAGCAGCCCGTTTGTGGCGCTGGAGATTCGATATCAGTCCTATGATGATCTTAGGCGCTGA
- a CDS encoding hypothetical protein (EggNog:ENOG503P2N8; SMCOG1066:alpha/beta hydrolase domain-containing protein; COG:V; antiSMASH:Cluster_4; MEROPS:MER0034665): MNAESRLEKPYREFIADLGQAPHLTGSTDETKQQWSILISKMMQRYGFPPPDPTVITETVHLGDFSVRTYTPNDAGDANLPLGVYFHGGGFVMGSVEQEDGFTRALSKNAQMRIVSVGYRLAPEFKFPTGLNDGVAAAVWALDHFGADEITLMGTSSGGNLAFGVGLKLVEMMGMRDRVKGVVALAPVTVHPDAVPLDKREGYTSYDENDEYTVNSKSAMLSWLDTYGGAPEDPYLSVLLHPRLGDLKKVYVTESGADTLRDDARLMKDSLEEAGVAVLYDAYPGYPHYSWLFPCKSLAEHQKVFWGNMFKGIHWVASD, from the exons ATGAACGCCGAATCCCGCTTGGAAAAACCCTATCGCGAG TTCATCGCCGACCTCGGCCAAGCACCCCATCTAACCGGCTCCACAGACGAAACCAAGCAGCAATGGAGCATCCTCATCAGCAAAATGATGCAACGATACggcttccctccccccgaCCCGACCGTAATCACCGAGACAGTCCATCTCGGCGACTTCTCGGTCCGGACTTACACCCCCAACGACGCCGGTGACGCCAATCTCCCTCTCGGGGTCTACTTCCACGGAGGCGGCTTCGTCATGGGCAGCGTCGAGCAAGAAGATGGCTTCACCCGCGCCCTAAGTAAGAATGCCCAGATGAGGATTGTCAGCGTCGGGTATCGACTCGCGCCCGAGTTCAAGTTCCCGACTGGGTTGAACGACGGGGTGGCTGCTGCCGTTTGGGCCCTCGATCACTTTGGTGCTGACGAGATTACCTTGATGGGGACTTCTAGCGGTGGCAATCTTGCGTTTGGGGTCGGGCTGAAGCTCGTTGAGATGATGGGTATGCGGGATAGGGTCAAGGGAGTGGTGGCGTTGGCTCCGGTGACGGTTCACCCTGATGCTGTGCCGCTGGACAAGAGGGAGGGTTATACCTCGTATGACGAGAATGACGAGTACACGGTCAACAGCAAGTCGGCGATGCTATCCTGGTTGGACACGTATGGTGGCGCGCCGGAGGATCCATATCTGtctgttcttcttcacccccgccTTGGGGATTTGAAGAAGGTATACGTGACCGAGTCTGGGGCGGATACGCTGCGAGATGACGCAAGGCTTATGAAGGATAGTCTTGAGGAAGCTGGCGTGGCGGTTCTGTACGATGCTTATCCTGGCTATCCGCACTACTCGTGGTTGTTCCCTTGCAAGAGTCTTGCGGAGCATCAAAAGGTATTCTGGGGAAACATGTTCAAGGGAATTCATTGGGTGGCCAGTGACTAG
- a CDS encoding hypothetical protein (antiSMASH:Cluster_4; EggNog:ENOG503NV76; COG:Q): MTLESTKQKALDDRDIAHQLLVELLVHQFAFPVRWTDTQDILLSGNDAVVRLVELGPSRVLVNMGQKTMLRKIDSGEAPAGRSYQFLASAHDQRELLYQYDPPLQPSPAELPPPPPPPPPKPPQLTPQLPVQPAPGTAPVKDCALSGLEVVRILIARKLMKSMEEVPTSKSIKDLCGGKSTLQNELVGDLHAEFGLLPDRPEDIPLKDLGIVLDPSRPPGKVSSALVSRLIASKMPGGFGIASIHNYLEQRLGLSPKRQTAVTLWAVAAEPTSRLPDNQAAERYWDQIAQDYGAFCGINLQPRSQQLQQASNDAASSRTVLVDSSAFNQASEAHKRLATKQYHALAEYLAFSSSDLSSSDKKLVTDLQLQLDTWSAEFSDEFLSGIAPAFDAGKARQYTSWWNYAREEVLTLYHSGQLHDKMTMETLINRLASRANGQLSILASHLAEECPSEVLRELFQRVVRASNAGVKKPPVARPMWPTVGPRTIVTEDGDIGYVEIPRPGFSGSAAYGDYLSHRLAQPRETGDSPVIRVNAAHADHEESDWTRLFIQGICDALTTGVSFSEKSMLVTGAGQGSIGSEVIRILLAGGARVIVTTSREPSTVAGYFQSIYRDHGAKGSELHLLQFNQASSQDCERLIDHLYSQSWDLDAILPFAAAPEGGAEMDALSPTNELAHRLMLTNVFRLLGRIVKNKRRLEIACHPTQVVLPLSPNHGIFGGDGLYSESKLGLESLVNRARSESWSDQLSICGVEIGWTRSTGLMTANDVLAETIENHGVLTFSAQEMALNIAVLLTSKFVDLCEDGPIYANFGGGLSTLGSCHAILSKAREEFRLAADVARAVKTEDEREQALLKGTKSSIKRPFKQKTMLRVGFPKLPDTLPDHDIGRLVDPARTVVVVGFSELGPWGSARLRWEMETFGQLSPDGYVEMAWLMGLIRHVDEPCKGGHYVGWVDAKTGEPVDDNNVRHKYGEFIKAHTGIRFVEPDTITGYDPACKELLQEVAVEEDLPPFEASLSTAEALRLKHGDKVVILRLQGNSDSYQVQIKRGATILVPKAVPFPWGSVAGLLPSGWDAARYGIPKDIIQQVDPVTLYTLCCVAEAFYSAGVPDPTEVFQHIHLSELGNFIGSSMGGVLKTRHLYRDAYLDQDIQADTLQDTYLNTTPAWINMLLLGAAGPIKTPVGACATGLESIDSAMDSIMAGKTKMCLVGGYDDFGEEESLGFAKMKATVDVAAELARGRLPSEMSRPTAESRAGFVESHGCGVQLLCRADVALKMGLPIYGVIAGSAMAADGIGRSVPAPGQGILTFAGQAEQHMPLYTQLSIRNDSFSSGSSFESELWTPVSEKAGSKPTSSSIGAALGAWGLTINDLDVASLHGTSTKANDLNEPEVIHKQMTHLGRTDGGPLWAICQKSITGHPKAPAAAWMMNGCLQVLNSGLVPGNRNADNIDPALKAYHHLCFPTRTVRMAGEGPKAFLLTSFGFGQKSGQVVGVAPRFFFGSLPASSFTEYCGKTKARQAKADRAFAKAVMENQVVKMKMEPLYAKRDASRIYLDRSLRVGQNDITGAYQFTTVS, translated from the exons ATGACACTTGAATCAACGAAACAAAAAGCATTGGACGACAGAGACATTGCTCACCAGCTGCTTGTTGAGCTCCTAGT CCACCAATTTGCCTTTCCGGTAAGATG GACAGACACGCAGGACATCTTGCTATCTGGTAACGATGCCGTCGTTCGATTAGTCGAGCTCGGACCgtcgagggtgttggtgaaCATGGGCCAGAAGACGATGCTACGCAAGATCGATTCCGGAGAAGCACCGGCCGGCCGTTCTTATCAGTTCTTGGCCAGTGCCCATGACCAGAGGGAGCTTCTGTACCAATATGACCCTCCACTACAGCCCTCACCAGCTgaactaccaccaccaccaccaccaccaccgcccaagCCACCACAGCTCACCCCACAACTCCCAGTCCAGCCAGCACCAGGGACGGCGCCTGTCAAGGATTGCGCTTTGTCAGGGCTCGAAGTTGTGCGTATTTTGATCGCACGGAAGCTCATGAAGTCGATGGAGGAAGTACCAACTTCCAAATCCATCAAGGATCTATGTGGTG GAAAGTCAACACTGCAAAATGAGCTAGTAGGAGATCTTCATGCTGAATTTGGCCTTCTCCCGGACAGACCAGAAGACATTCCCTTGAAGGACCTTGGCATCGTCCTTGACCCAAGCCGGCCACCGGGAAAGGTTTCATCAGCCCTTGTCTCCAGACTAATAGCATCCAAAATGCCTGGCGGTTTCGGTATTGCCTCGATCCACAACTACCTCGAGCAGAGGTTGGGGCTCAGCCCTAAGCGACAGACCGCCGTGACCTTGTGGGCTGTCGCTGCTGAACCAACATCACGACTGCCAGACAACCAAGCAGCCGAGAGATACTGGGATCAGATTGCACAGGACTATGGTGCGTTCTGTggcatcaacctccaacctcgaagccaacaacttcaacaagcATCCAATGACGCCGCCAGCTCCAGGACAGTTCTTGTTGACTCATCAGCGTTCAACCAAGCCTCGGAAGCTCACAAGCGGCTAGCCACGAAGCAATACCACGCCCTTGCCGAGTATCTAGCTTTCAGTTCTTCGGACCTTTCAAGCTCTGATAAAAAACTCGTCACAGACCTGCAGCTTCAGCTTGATACCTGGTCAGCAGAATTTTCTGACGAGTTCTTGTCGGGAATTGCACCCGCCTTTGATGCTGGAAAGGCGCGACAGTACACATCCTGGTGGAACTACGCCCGGGAGGAAGTGCTCACACTGTACCACAGTGGTCAGCTTCACGACAAGATGACAATGGAAACCCTCATCAACCGTCTCGCAAGCCGAGCTAATGGACAACTTTCCATTCTCGCATCTCATCTTGCAGAAGAATGTCCCTCGGAGGTCTTACGCGAGCTATTTCAGCGGGTAGTCCGTGCAAGTAATGCAGGAGTCAAAAAGCCTCCTGTTGCTCGGCCCATGTGGCCAACAGTTGGGCCACGAACGATTGTGACCGAGGACGGAGATATCGGCTATGTAGAGATTCCTCGTCCAGGCTTCTCTGGATCTGCGGCCTACGGAGACTACCTCTCTCACCGACTTGCTCAACCTCGGGAGACCGGCGATTCCCCTGTTATTCGCGTCAACGCTGCTCACGCTGATCATGAGGAATCAGATTGGACCAGGCTGTTCATCCAAGGGATATGTGATGCTCTCACAACCGGCGTCTCATTCTCAGAAAAGTCCATGCTCGTCACCGGTGCAGGTCAGGGTTCAATTGGTAGTGAGGTCATTCGCATTCTACTCGCAGGTGGCGCCCGTGTTatcgtcaccaccagcaggGAGCCCAGCACCGTAGCTGGCTACTTTCAGTCCATATACAGGGACCACGGTGCCAAGGGCTCGGAGCTTCACCTGCTTCAGTTCAATCAAGCCAGTTCACAGGACTGCGAGAGGCTGATAGACCACCTGTACAGCCAATCCTGGGACCTAGACGCCATCCTTCCCTTTGCCGCAGCCCCTGAAGGAGGTGCAGAGATGGATGCCCTATCCCCGACCAACGAGCTGGCACACCGATTGATGCTCACCAATGTCTTTCGTCTTCTGGGCCGCATAGTCAAGAACAAGCGTCGTTTGGAAATCGCGTGCCACCCCACTCAGGTTGTGCTCCCATTGTCACCGAACCATGGTATCTtcggcggtgatggtctcTATTCCGAATCGAAACTGGGCTTGGAAAGCCTGGTCAACCGAGCCCGCTCCGAGTCTTGGTCTGACCAGCTGTCGATATGCGGCGTGGAGATTGGTTGGACTCGATCGACGGGCCTGATGACGGCTAATGACGTTCTCGCTGAGACGATCGAGAATCATGGAGTGTTGACCTTCTCGGCGCAGGAGATGGCGCTGAATATTGCCGTGTTATTGACGTCGAAATTTGTCGATCTCTGTGAAGATGGGCCTATCTATGCTAATTTCGGCGGCGGCCTCTCGACCCTGGGTAGTTGTCACGCCATTCTGTCCAAGGCTCGAGAGGAATTTCGGCTTGCCGCTGATGTTGCGCGAGCTGTCAAGACCGAGGATGAACGCGAGCAAGCGCTACTAAAGGGCACCAAGTCCAGTATTAAGAGACCTTTCAAGCAAAAGACGATGCTTCGAGTGGGCTTTCCGAAACTCCCAGATACGTTACCAGACCATGACATTGGTCGTTTGGTGGACCCCGCAAGAaccgtggttgttgttggcttcTCGGAACTGGGCCCATGGGGCAGTGCCCGGCTACGCTGGGAGATGGAAACTTTTGGCCAGCTAAGTCCTGACGGGTACGTCGAAATGGCTTGGCTGATGGGGTTGATACGACACGTTGATGAACCTTGCAAGGGTGGTCATTATGTTGGGTGGGTCGATGCCAAAACAGGGGAACCagtcgacgacaacaacgtGCGGCACAAATACGGCGAATTCATCAAGGCGCACACCGGGATCAGATTTGTCGAGCCAGATACGATTACAGGCTATGACCCAGCCTGCAAAGAGCTCTTACAAGAGGTCGCCGTGGAGGAAGACCTCCCTCCCTTTGAGGCTTCGCTCTCTACGGCTGAGGCCCTGCGACTGAAGCATGGAGACAAAGTAGTCATATTGCGCCTACAAGGGAACTCTGATAGTTATCAAGTTCAGATCAAACGTGGTGCTACCATCCTTGTCCCCAAAGCCGTTCCGTTCCCTTGGGGTTCAGTGGCAGGCTTGCTGCCGAGTGGATGGGATGCTGCCAGGTACGGCATTCCAAAAGACATCATCCAGCAGGTGGACCCGGTGACGTTGTACACTTTGTGCTGTGTCGCAGAAGCCTTTTACAGTGCCGGAGTCCCAGATCCAACCGAGGTGTTTCAGCACATTCATCTATCCGAGCTGGGAAACTTCATCGGTTCATCCATGGGCGGTGTCCTCAAGACCCGCCATCTCTACCGCGACGCCTATCTGGACCAAGATATTCAAGCAGACACGCTCCAAGACACGTATCTGAACACCACGCCCGCTTGGATCAacatgttgttgctgggtgCAGCTGGACCCATCAAGACCCCAGTGGGGGCCTGTGCCACTGGCCTAGAGTCTATCGATTCCGCCATGGACTCCATAATGGCAGGCAAAACCAAGATGTGTCTTGTGGGAGGCTACGACGATTTCGGAGAAGAGGAGTCACTCGGATTCGCCAAGATGAAAGCCACAGTCGATGTGGCCGCGGAGCTGGCACGGGGCCGCCTGCCCTCGGAGATGTCACGGCCGACTGCAGAAAGTCGGGCTGGGTTTGTCGAGTCCCACGGTTGTGGCGTTCAGCTGCTCTGTCGTGCCGATGTTGCACTGAAAATGGGACTCCCCATCTACGGTGTCATTGCCGGATCGGCCATGGCTGCCGACGGCATTGGTCGCTCGGTGCCCGCACCTGGCCAAGGTATCCTGACCTTTGCTGGCCAGGCAGAGCAGCACATGCCACTATACACTCAGCTGTCCATCAGAAACGATAGCTTTTCCTCTGGCTCATCTTTTGAGTCGGAGCTATGGACCCCTGTGAGCGAAAAGGCTGGCTCAAAACCAACATCTTCTTCCATAGGGGCGGCTTTGGGGGCTTGGGGCCTCACGATCAATGACCTCGACGTGGCCTCGTTACACGGCACCTCTACCAAAGCCAACGACCTCAACGAGCCTGAGGTGATACACAAGCAAATGACCCACCTGGGCCGCACCGATGGTGGACCCCTCTGGGCTATCTGCCAAAAGTCCATCACTGGTCACCCAAAAGCGCCTGCTGCCGCGTGGATGATGAACGGATGCCTGCAGGTCCTCAACAGTGGTCTTGTTCCGGGAAACCGCAACGCCGACAACATCGATCCTGCCCTAAAGGCATATCACCATCTGTGCTTTCCCACTAGGACTGTCAGGATGGCTGGTGAAGGGCCCAAGGCCTTTCTGCTCACGTCATTTGGGTTTGGACAGAAAAGCGggcaggttgttggtgtagCACCgcgcttcttctttggctcGTTGCCTGCCAGCAGCTTTACAGAATATTGCGGCAAGACCAAAGCAAGGCAGGCAAAGGCTGATAGGGCGTTTGCAAAAGCGGTCATGGAAAATCAGGTtgtgaagatgaagatggagcCTCTGTATGCCAAAAGAGATGCGTCCCGTATCTACTTGGACCGGTCGTTGAGGGTTGGGCAGAATGATATCACGGGAGCGTACCAGTTTACCACTGTCTCTTAG